A portion of the Luxibacter massiliensis genome contains these proteins:
- a CDS encoding acyl-CoA dehydratase activase, with the protein MNYVGIDIGSTASKVVVRGDKEMHFVLPTGWSSKETAKAIEDKLRENSVDVRSEDTKVVATGYGRVAVEFADHIITEITCHARGGKELAGGDCAVIDVGGQDTKIILVEGGMVNDFLMNDKCSAGTGKFLEIMANRLGVTIDDMFHMAADGTVLPISSLCTVFAESEIINYIGEGRRREDIAAGVIDSVAVKVSQLVQRKTLPDIIILTGGLSHSVYFTDALSKKLGRTVRTTDFGRYAGALGASFLAQEKNA; encoded by the coding sequence ATGAATTATGTGGGAATTGATATTGGTTCAACTGCATCCAAGGTGGTTGTCAGAGGTGATAAAGAGATGCATTTTGTCCTCCCTACAGGCTGGAGCAGCAAGGAGACTGCAAAAGCGATAGAGGATAAGCTTAGAGAAAACAGCGTGGATGTCAGGTCGGAGGATACAAAAGTAGTGGCGACCGGATATGGGCGTGTGGCAGTAGAGTTTGCAGACCATATTATTACCGAGATCACTTGCCATGCCAGGGGAGGAAAGGAATTGGCGGGGGGTGACTGTGCAGTCATTGATGTGGGCGGCCAGGATACAAAAATTATTCTCGTAGAAGGGGGAATGGTAAACGATTTCCTCATGAATGATAAATGTTCTGCGGGAACCGGAAAATTTCTGGAAATCATGGCAAACCGGCTGGGCGTTACAATCGACGATATGTTCCATATGGCGGCAGATGGGACGGTTCTGCCTATAAGTTCTTTGTGCACTGTTTTTGCAGAGTCAGAGATCATTAATTATATAGGCGAAGGCAGAAGGCGGGAGGACATTGCCGCTGGAGTCATAGATTCAGTGGCTGTAAAAGTCTCTCAATTGGTTCAGCGGAAAACCCTGCCGGATATTATTATATTGACGGGGGGACTAAGCCATAGTGTATATTTTACTGATGCGCTGAGTAAAAAACTTGGGCGCACTGTCCGCACGACAGATTTTGGGAGGTATGCAGGCGCCCTTGGGGCCTCGTTCCTGGCACAGGAAAAAAATGCTTAA
- a CDS encoding LysR family transcriptional regulator produces the protein MNLYQLRYFALLARIGHFRKTAEQLCIAQPSLSHSIALLEQELGVSLFEKQGRRSVLTSEGLQFLTYVEKSLEILDEGILDMQHIAMGEGIIELGFLRTLGVEFIPEMARRFLESQKDKNIYFKFHTGITASLIDGLKDEKYDLVFCTKRESEPNIEFFPVSRQDLVVIVPRNHPLSKRYTISLEELGPYPQVCFSHSSGLRSIIDNLFKKIHVTPQVAYEIEEDIVIAGLVSKGFGVAVVPYMADLLRMDVKIIQIASPYWERNFYMATLKTHHLTPVVQNFHNYVIHQYSDNL, from the coding sequence ATGAATCTATACCAGCTTCGATATTTTGCACTATTGGCTAGGATTGGCCACTTCCGGAAAACTGCTGAACAGTTATGTATTGCACAGCCAAGCCTCAGCCACTCCATTGCCCTTTTGGAGCAGGAACTAGGTGTTTCTTTATTTGAAAAGCAAGGAAGGCGTTCTGTTCTCACTTCGGAGGGTTTACAATTTTTAACATATGTAGAAAAATCACTGGAAATTCTAGATGAAGGGATCCTGGATATGCAGCATATTGCAATGGGGGAAGGTATTATTGAACTGGGTTTTCTCCGGACTCTGGGAGTAGAATTTATACCGGAAATGGCACGCAGATTTTTAGAGAGCCAGAAGGATAAGAACATCTATTTCAAATTTCACACAGGCATTACTGCGTCTTTGATTGATGGCCTTAAAGATGAAAAATATGATCTTGTATTTTGTACCAAGAGGGAAAGCGAGCCAAATATTGAGTTTTTTCCTGTCTCCCGGCAAGACCTTGTGGTAATTGTCCCTCGAAACCACCCTCTGTCTAAACGTTATACTATAAGCCTGGAAGAATTGGGCCCCTATCCCCAGGTATGCTTTTCTCACTCCTCAGGCCTAAGAAGCATTATAGACAATTTATTTAAAAAGATTCATGTAACACCCCAGGTCGCCTATGAAATAGAGGAGGACATCGTAATTGCCGGCCTTGTGTCAAAAGGTTTTGGCGTGGCAGTAGTGCCCTATATGGCAGATTTGCTCCGGATGGATGTAAAAATTATTCAAATTGCTTCCCCATATTGGGAGCGTAACTTTTATATGGCAACGCTAAAAACCCATCATCTGACACCTGTTGTCCAGAATTTCCATAACTATGTAATCCATCAATATTCAGACAATCTCTAA
- a CDS encoding double-cubane-cluster-containing anaerobic reductase: MADYHKMWEELGMDLETHDQLCEVLPQAFGDVYLSQENRPEAMDYYDFVVAEIHGVRPAELIEHQKKGGKVFGTFCIYVPDEIVFAADGIATGLCGGSQFWVPGGEKVLPTNTCPLIKASVGARLDRTCPFFRIADMYVGETTCDGKKKAWEILSEDVPVHVMDLPQMKRAKDVKAWGEEINIFKGVVEKETGNQVTKDSLAAAIQLINNKRRALSRLYEFRKNERIPISGKDVLLISQIAFYDDPTRFAEMTNKLCDELDKRVEEGISVFPAGTKRIMLTGTPLAIPNWKLHNLIETSGGAVVCEEMCTGTRYFENLVDETQQTIEGQIEAIASRYMHINCACFTPNHARTDDILRLAREYKVDGIIDVNLKFCNLYDTEGYLVERAMKEAGIPVLGIETDYTDSDAQQLRTRISAFIEMLNN; encoded by the coding sequence ATGGCAGATTATCACAAAATGTGGGAAGAACTAGGGATGGATCTGGAGACTCATGACCAACTGTGTGAAGTACTCCCCCAGGCATTTGGGGATGTATATCTATCCCAGGAGAACAGGCCTGAGGCTATGGACTATTATGACTTTGTTGTTGCAGAGATCCACGGGGTGAGGCCGGCAGAACTGATCGAGCACCAGAAGAAGGGCGGCAAGGTATTCGGGACATTTTGTATATATGTCCCAGATGAGATTGTATTTGCAGCAGATGGAATCGCAACAGGACTTTGCGGAGGTTCCCAATTCTGGGTGCCAGGAGGGGAAAAAGTACTTCCAACGAATACATGTCCACTGATCAAAGCTTCTGTGGGGGCGAGGCTGGACCGCACATGTCCATTCTTCCGTATTGCGGACATGTATGTGGGGGAGACAACCTGTGACGGAAAGAAGAAAGCATGGGAGATCCTGTCTGAGGATGTTCCGGTACATGTGATGGACCTTCCTCAGATGAAGCGGGCAAAGGACGTAAAAGCCTGGGGAGAGGAAATAAATATATTTAAGGGAGTAGTTGAGAAAGAGACCGGCAACCAGGTTACGAAAGACAGCCTTGCCGCTGCAATTCAATTGATTAATAATAAGAGAAGGGCGCTCTCAAGGCTCTATGAATTTAGAAAGAATGAAAGGATTCCAATCAGTGGGAAGGATGTGCTGCTGATATCACAGATCGCATTTTACGATGATCCTACTAGGTTTGCAGAGATGACCAACAAGCTCTGTGACGAACTGGACAAGCGTGTGGAAGAAGGCATTAGCGTCTTCCCAGCAGGGACAAAGAGAATTATGCTGACTGGTACACCCCTTGCTATACCAAACTGGAAGCTCCATAATTTGATTGAGACAAGCGGGGGAGCTGTCGTATGCGAAGAAATGTGTACAGGTACACGCTATTTTGAAAATCTTGTGGACGAGACGCAGCAGACAATAGAAGGTCAGATTGAAGCCATTGCCAGCCGTTACATGCATATTAATTGTGCGTGCTTTACCCCTAACCATGCGCGTACCGATGATATACTACGTCTTGCAAGAGAGTATAAAGTAGATGGAATTATTGATGTGAACCTAAAGTTCTGTAATCTCTACGATACAGAAGGCTACCTTGTAGAGAGGGCCATGAAAGAGGCAGGAATCCCTGTACTTGGAATTGAGACGGATTATACAGACAGTGATGCCCAGCAGCTCAGGACAAGGATCAGTGCATTCATAGAAATGCTGAATAATTAA
- a CDS encoding aminotransferase class V-fold PLP-dependent enzyme yields the protein MEQIYFDNGSTSFPKAPGMAEAVYALLQNGAFNINRGGYEGAYEVADKVLETREMLARMFHAESSRQVVFTPGITYSVNYLLKGLLKKGDHVIVSGMEHNAVMRPLAGLADNRVTYSQVPADYEGTITPRDVEEEIHKHPNTRLVLMVHASNVCGTVLPIEEIGPICRRKGIFFAVDTAQSAGSLDIDMKKCAIDFLAFTGHKGLLGPQGIGGFLITERLDHCMRPVIEGGTGSSSDKLEQPETLPDKYESGTMNLPGIIGLHASLAYLEERGPEAIHQKKMELTMRFLDGLKEIPQAKVAGRLECQGRTAVVAVDFEGMDNALLAFELEQEYGIMTRVGLQCAPEAHKSLGTFPQGTVRFSFSGFNTVKEIETCLQAIAKICRRDGI from the coding sequence ATGGAACAGATATATTTTGATAATGGAAGTACGTCATTTCCGAAGGCGCCGGGGATGGCGGAGGCAGTATACGCCCTTCTCCAGAATGGCGCCTTTAATATTAACAGGGGCGGCTATGAGGGGGCCTACGAAGTGGCTGATAAAGTACTGGAGACAAGGGAAATGCTGGCCAGGATGTTTCACGCAGAAAGTTCCCGCCAGGTTGTTTTTACGCCCGGAATTACGTATTCTGTCAATTACCTGCTTAAGGGCCTGTTAAAAAAGGGAGATCATGTGATCGTGTCAGGAATGGAGCATAATGCAGTGATGCGTCCCCTGGCAGGACTGGCGGATAATCGGGTTACATATTCTCAGGTACCGGCTGATTATGAGGGGACTATAACTCCCCGGGATGTGGAGGAAGAAATCCACAAGCATCCTAATACCAGGCTTGTACTGATGGTTCATGCATCCAATGTATGCGGCACCGTTCTTCCCATTGAAGAGATTGGCCCCATATGCCGCAGGAAAGGGATATTTTTTGCAGTTGATACCGCCCAGAGCGCTGGATCCCTGGATATAGATATGAAAAAGTGTGCCATTGACTTTTTGGCATTTACGGGACATAAGGGATTGCTGGGCCCCCAGGGGATTGGCGGGTTTCTTATAACGGAAAGGCTGGATCATTGCATGAGGCCTGTGATCGAGGGTGGGACGGGCAGTAGTTCTGATAAGCTGGAACAGCCGGAAACACTTCCAGATAAGTATGAGAGCGGGACCATGAACTTGCCGGGCATAATTGGACTGCATGCATCCCTGGCTTACTTGGAGGAGCGGGGGCCTGAAGCTATCCATCAGAAGAAAATGGAGTTGACCATGCGGTTTTTAGATGGCCTAAAGGAGATCCCCCAGGCTAAGGTGGCTGGCCGGTTGGAATGCCAGGGCCGTACGGCAGTGGTGGCGGTTGACTTTGAGGGAATGGACAATGCACTGCTGGCTTTTGAGCTGGAGCAGGAGTACGGTATCATGACGCGGGTTGGCCTTCAATGCGCCCCTGAGGCACATAAAAGTTTGGGCACATTTCCTCAGGGTACTGTACGGTTTTCATTCAGCGGATTTAATACGGTAAAGGAAATAGAAACGTGCCTGCAGGCTATAGCAAAAATCTGCCGAAGGGACGGAATCTAA
- a CDS encoding DUF3343 domain-containing protein yields MKEIQYYVLFPNHDNGMRLHRALKKAGLRSQISPTPRQASKCCGISLVVKKEEIPMIQKCIEDEKIHILDIVEIQRDINPNRDKYC; encoded by the coding sequence ATGAAAGAGATACAGTATTATGTTCTGTTTCCGAATCATGATAATGGAATGAGGCTCCACCGTGCATTGAAGAAGGCAGGTTTGAGATCACAGATTTCTCCTACCCCCAGGCAGGCGAGCAAGTGCTGTGGGATTTCGCTGGTTGTCAAAAAAGAAGAGATCCCGATGATACAAAAATGTATTGAGGATGAGAAAATTCATATACTTGATATCGTTGAGATCCAGAGAGACATAAATCCGAACCGGGATAAGTACTGTTAG
- a CDS encoding dihydroorotase — MIIKGGTIADPSTHSSYKADIKIQNGNISQIADQLIPDKGEEVIPAEGLVVAPGLIDSHVHFRDPGYTYKETLHTGALSAARGGFTTVICMANTSPAVDSPSVLKDILSRADTEKIRIYQAASVSRSLKGAELTDMESLSEAGACGFTDDGIPIRDAALCYQAMQKAASLNLPVSLHEEDPSFIQNNGINHGEVSSRLGIYGSPSIAEESLVARDCMLALRAKAHVVIQHISSRYSVELVRVFKALGASIHAEATPHHFTLTEEAVAAHGTLAKMNPPLRTEKDRQAIIQGLADGTIDLISTDHAPHSAAEKQKPFTEAPSGIIGLETSLSLGITSLVRPGHLTLIQLLEKMTINPARLYHLPYGKVAPREAADLVIFSPDEQWVPNEYQSLSSNTPFTGEPLWGKVKYTICRGQVVYADHI, encoded by the coding sequence ATGATCATTAAAGGCGGTACAATCGCAGATCCATCCACCCATTCATCTTACAAGGCAGATATAAAAATCCAGAACGGAAACATCAGCCAGATTGCTGACCAGCTTATCCCCGATAAAGGGGAGGAAGTCATTCCCGCTGAGGGCCTGGTCGTTGCCCCCGGCCTGATTGATTCCCACGTGCACTTCCGGGATCCTGGCTATACTTACAAAGAGACGCTTCATACAGGCGCTCTCTCTGCCGCAAGGGGAGGTTTTACCACTGTCATCTGTATGGCAAATACCTCCCCCGCCGTAGATTCCCCCTCTGTCTTAAAAGATATTCTCTCACGGGCCGATACAGAGAAGATCCGCATATATCAGGCTGCTTCTGTCTCCCGCTCTTTAAAGGGAGCCGAACTTACGGATATGGAGTCTCTGTCCGAGGCAGGGGCCTGTGGGTTTACTGACGACGGGATTCCCATCCGGGATGCCGCCCTTTGCTATCAGGCCATGCAAAAGGCAGCGTCTCTGAATCTGCCGGTAAGCCTGCACGAGGAGGACCCCTCCTTTATCCAGAATAACGGAATCAACCATGGAGAAGTCTCCAGCAGGCTGGGCATTTACGGCTCTCCATCTATAGCGGAAGAATCACTTGTTGCAAGGGACTGTATGCTGGCCCTGCGGGCTAAGGCACATGTTGTAATCCAACATATCAGCTCCCGGTATTCCGTAGAATTGGTACGGGTTTTTAAGGCTTTGGGAGCCAGTATCCATGCCGAGGCAACCCCCCATCATTTTACATTGACAGAGGAGGCAGTGGCAGCACACGGCACGCTGGCCAAAATGAACCCTCCCCTTAGGACAGAGAAAGACCGCCAGGCTATTATCCAGGGACTTGCGGATGGGACTATCGATTTAATATCTACGGATCATGCCCCCCACAGTGCAGCAGAAAAACAAAAACCTTTCACGGAAGCACCAAGCGGGATCATAGGACTGGAAACCTCCCTGAGCCTGGGGATTACTTCCCTGGTGCGCCCGGGCCACCTGACCCTTATACAGCTTTTAGAGAAAATGACAATCAACCCTGCCAGGCTTTATCATCTTCCCTACGGGAAAGTGGCCCCCAGGGAAGCCGCAGACCTTGTTATTTTTTCACCCGATGAACAATGGGTTCCTAATGAATACCAGTCTCTTTCATCAAATACTCCTTTTACGGGAGAACCCCTTTGGGGAAAAGTAAAATATACAATCTGCCGGGGCCAGGTAGTATATGCAGATCATATTTAA